A section of the Humulus lupulus chromosome 2, drHumLupu1.1, whole genome shotgun sequence genome encodes:
- the LOC133817210 gene encoding beta-fructofuranosidase, insoluble isoenzyme 1-like: protein MYFNGIYHLFYQYNPWGAVWGNIVWAHSVSKDMVNWESLDPAIFPSETYDINGCWSGSATVLPSNKPVIMYTGIDLTIRQLQNYAVPKNLSDPYLREWVKPKNNPIAVPDKGENASAFRDPTTAWKGKDGHWRIVVGGKRDLRGMTHLYRSKDFKNWIKAKHPLHSVPNTGMWECPDFYPVSLSAGKTGLDTSMLGGDIKHVLKVSLDLTRYEYYTIGTYLPEKDRYVPDNTSIDGWAGLRYDYGNFYASKTFYDPLKMRRILWGWANESDTRDDDVAKGWAGIQLIPRTIWLDPNGKQLLQWPIEEIKSLRDQKVEMSNLKLQKGDFSEIKGVTAAQTDVEVVFSFPSLEKAENFDESWDNAENLCAQKGSQVQGGIGPFGLLTLASEKLAEFTPVFFRIFKAQKKNVVLMCSDASRSSLSPNLYKPSFAGFVDVDLTDNKLSLRSLIDNSVVESFGEKGKTCITSRVYPSLAIANNAHLYVFNNGSETVTVENLHAWSMKRPTTMN, encoded by the exons ATGTATTTCAATGGGATTTACCATCTATTCTACCAATACAATCCATGGGGAGCTGTATGGGGAAATATAGTTTGGGCACATTCAGTATCAAAGGACATGGTTAACTGGGAATCACTTGACCCTGCCATATTCCCCTCAGAAACTTATGACATAAATGGGTGTTGGTCTGGATCAGCTACTGTTCTTCCCAGTAACAAGCCTGTAATCATGTACACAGGAATCGACCTCACCATTAGACAACTCCAAAACTATGCAGTGCCCAAAAATTTATCTGATCCATATCTTCGTGAATGGGTGAAACCAAAGAACAATCCAATAGCAGTGCCAGACAAGGGTGAAAACGCCAGTGCATTTCGTGACCCAACAACTGCCTGGAAAGGCAAAGATGGTCACTGGAGAATAGTGGTGGGAGGCAAAAGAGATCTTAGAGGTATGACACATTTGTATAGGAGCAAAGATTTCAAAAATTGGATCAAAGCTAAACACCCTTTGCACTCGGTCCCAAATACTGGTATGTGGGAATGTCCTGATTTTTACCCTGTTTCGCTTTCTGCTGGCAAAACTGGTTTGGACACTTCTATGCTTGGTGGAGATATAAAACATGTTTTGAAAGTTAGTCTTGATCTTACTAGATATGAATACTATACCATTGGTACTTATCTTCCTGAAAAAGATAGGTATGTACCAGATAATACCTCTATTGATGGTTGGGCTGGATTAAGATATGATTATGGCAATTTTTATGCCTCTAAAACATTTTATGATCCCCTTAAGATGAGAAGGATTTTGTGGGGTTGGGCCAATGAGTCTGATACTCGTGATGATGATGTTGCAAAAGGTTGGGCTGGAATCCAG TTGATTCCAAGGACGATTTGGCTTGATCCTAATGGAAAACAATTACTACAATGGCCAATAGAAGAAATCAAATCTTTAAGGGATCAAAAGGTTGAAATGAGCAATTTGAAACTCCAAAAAGGAGACTTTTCTGAGATTAAAGGAGTAACAGCTGCCCAA ACTGATGTAGAAGTTGTCTTCTCATTTCCAAGTTTAGAGAAAGCTGAAAATTTTGATGAAAGTTGGGATAATGCAGAAAATCTATGTGCACAAAAGGGATCCCAAGTTCAAGGTGGTATTGGACCATTTGGACTTCTCACATTAGCTTCAGAAAAGCTAGCAGAATTTACTCCAGTATTTTTCAGGATATTTAAAGCACAAAAAAAGAATGTAGTTCTCATGTGTTCTGATGCATCAAG GTCTTCATTATCGCCCAACTTGTATAAGCCATCATTTGCTGGATTTGTTGATGTAGATTTGACTGATAATAAGCTTTCTCTACGAAGTTTG ATTGATAATTCTGTGGTGGAAAGTTTTGGAGAGAAAGGAAAAACATGCATCACATCAAGGGTTTATCCAAGTTTGGCCATTGCTAATAATGCCCATTTGTATGTGTTCAACAATGGGAGTGAGACTGTGACAGTAGAGAACCTTCATGCATGGAGTATGAAACGCCCTACAACAATGAACTAG